In the genome of Kitasatospora cathayae, one region contains:
- a CDS encoding pyridoxamine 5'-phosphate oxidase family protein, with amino-acid sequence MSTTPTNAGDATYSRTPRTTPTRYKDRATWEQDAIHAILDEAYVCHLGFVADGAPVVLPTIFARVGSRLYVHGSTGSRPMRGASGEQGMQVCVTVTHVDALVLTKSAFNHSVNFRSVVAHGTAYQVSDPEELDVALAALVDHVVPGRSGEIRPANPKELAATAVLRLELDEVSAKTRADGADDDPEDADLPHWSGIVPVTTVHGTPEPYDQNVPLPAHMRVFPR; translated from the coding sequence ATGTCGACCACGCCGACGAACGCCGGTGACGCCACCTACTCCCGGACCCCGCGCACCACCCCCACCCGCTACAAGGACCGCGCCACCTGGGAGCAGGACGCCATCCACGCCATCCTCGACGAGGCCTACGTCTGCCACCTCGGCTTCGTCGCCGATGGCGCCCCCGTGGTCCTGCCGACGATCTTCGCCCGGGTCGGCAGCCGGCTCTACGTCCACGGCTCCACCGGCAGCCGCCCGATGCGCGGCGCCTCCGGCGAGCAGGGCATGCAGGTCTGCGTCACCGTCACCCACGTCGACGCCCTGGTGCTGACCAAGTCCGCGTTCAACCACTCGGTGAACTTCCGCTCGGTGGTCGCCCACGGCACCGCGTACCAGGTCAGCGACCCCGAGGAGCTGGACGTCGCGCTGGCCGCCCTGGTCGACCACGTCGTCCCCGGCCGCTCCGGCGAGATCCGCCCGGCCAACCCCAAGGAGCTCGCCGCCACCGCCGTGCTCCGGCTGGAGCTGGACGAGGTCTCGGCCAAGACCCGCGCGGACGGCGCCGACGACGACCCGGAGGACGCCGACCTGCCGCACTGGTCCGGGATCGTCCCGGTCACCACCGTGCACGGCACGCCCGAGCCGTACGACCAGAACGTCCCGCTCCCCGCGCACATGCGCGTCTTCCCCCGCTGA
- a CDS encoding FMN-binding negative transcriptional regulator, with amino-acid sequence MLIRSWDRGDEDEWRAWLAEGRDFGLLAANGGPEQGPVLVPTHFLLDADRGEILLHLATPNPLLTAVRADPNVTLAVTDGYAFAPGHWRGEPGTPTSYYASVHFHCTAEVVESAEGKAEILNRQLAHFQPETPDFRVLPGANELGRLLPGLRGLRLTVREVRAKFKYDDKKPAEAQYAIADRLAERADDPRHGRDQDAAARAQLLRRHQRRSAGTGGAAGTARARRAAPRRAAD; translated from the coding sequence ATGCTCATCAGGTCCTGGGACCGCGGCGACGAGGACGAATGGCGCGCCTGGCTGGCCGAGGGCCGCGACTTCGGCCTGCTCGCCGCCAACGGCGGCCCCGAGCAGGGTCCGGTGCTCGTCCCGACGCACTTCCTGCTGGACGCCGACCGCGGCGAGATCCTGCTCCACCTCGCCACCCCCAACCCGCTGCTGACCGCCGTCCGGGCCGACCCGAACGTCACCCTGGCGGTCACTGACGGCTACGCCTTCGCCCCCGGCCACTGGCGCGGTGAGCCCGGCACGCCCACCAGCTACTACGCCTCGGTCCACTTCCACTGCACCGCCGAGGTGGTCGAGTCCGCCGAGGGCAAGGCGGAGATCCTCAACCGCCAGCTGGCGCACTTCCAGCCGGAGACCCCGGACTTCCGGGTGCTCCCCGGCGCGAACGAGCTCGGCCGGCTGCTGCCCGGCCTGCGCGGGCTCCGCCTGACGGTCCGCGAGGTGCGTGCCAAGTTCAAGTACGACGACAAGAAGCCGGCCGAGGCCCAGTACGCGATCGCCGACCGGCTCGCCGAGCGCGCCGACGACCCCCGGCACGGACGCGACCAGGACGCCGCCGCCCGCGCCCAGTTGCTCCGCCGTCACCAGCGGCGCAGCGCCGGAACGGGCGGCGCCGCCGGAACGGCCCGCGCCCGGCGCGCGGCACCGCGGCGCGCCGCCGACTGA
- a CDS encoding sugar porter family MFS transporter, whose protein sequence is MSTVHSQRASGEAHLGHVIFISAAAAMGGFLFGYDSAVINGAVTGIQKHFAVGHGTTAFVVAIALLGSALGAVVAGRLADHLGRVRTMLLAAVLFAASGLGSMFPPNIEALASWRVVGGIAIGIASVIAPTYIAEVAPTAYRGRLASFQQMAIVLGITVSQLANWALNQAAGGESTGHIGGIQAWQWMLGVETIPALVYGLMALAIPESPRYLIADHREVQARKVLVEVEGEDVDLDARVAEIRAVLESTHKPRLGDLLGGRFGLLPIVWVGIGASVFQQFVGINVIFYYSSFLWQSVGINESNSLLISLSTSIINVIGTVIAMVLVDRIGRKPLALAGSTGMAAALATAAWAFSYRSGTGGTATLDTTHATVALIAAHVFVLCFAFSWGVVVWVLLGEMFPNRIRALALSVAASAQWIANWAITVSFPDLADWNLSATYVIYAAFALLSIPFVAFCIRETKGRALEEMG, encoded by the coding sequence GTGTCCACAGTCCACAGTCAGCGGGCGTCCGGCGAGGCCCACCTCGGGCACGTGATCTTCATCTCGGCGGCCGCCGCGATGGGCGGCTTCCTGTTCGGTTACGACAGCGCCGTGATCAACGGCGCGGTGACGGGCATCCAGAAGCACTTCGCTGTGGGCCACGGCACCACCGCCTTCGTGGTGGCCATCGCGCTGCTGGGCTCGGCCCTCGGCGCGGTGGTCGCCGGCCGGCTGGCGGACCACCTCGGCCGGGTGCGCACGATGCTGCTGGCCGCCGTGCTGTTCGCGGCCAGCGGCCTCGGCTCGATGTTCCCGCCGAACATCGAGGCGCTCGCCTCCTGGCGCGTGGTCGGCGGCATCGCGATCGGCATCGCCTCGGTGATCGCCCCCACCTACATCGCCGAGGTCGCCCCCACCGCCTACCGCGGCCGGCTCGCGTCCTTCCAGCAGATGGCGATCGTGCTCGGCATCACCGTCTCCCAGCTCGCCAACTGGGCGCTCAACCAGGCCGCCGGCGGCGAGTCCACCGGTCACATCGGCGGCATCCAGGCCTGGCAGTGGATGCTCGGCGTCGAGACCATCCCGGCCCTGGTGTACGGCCTGATGGCGCTGGCCATCCCGGAGTCGCCGCGCTACCTGATCGCCGACCACCGCGAGGTGCAGGCCCGCAAGGTGCTGGTCGAGGTCGAGGGGGAGGACGTCGACCTGGACGCCCGGGTGGCGGAGATCCGCGCGGTGCTGGAGTCCACCCACAAACCCCGGCTGGGGGACCTGCTCGGCGGCCGCTTCGGCCTGCTGCCGATCGTCTGGGTCGGCATCGGCGCCTCGGTGTTCCAGCAGTTCGTCGGAATCAACGTGATCTTCTACTACTCGTCCTTCCTCTGGCAGTCGGTCGGCATCAACGAGTCCAACTCGCTGCTGATCAGCCTCTCCACCTCGATCATCAACGTGATCGGCACGGTGATCGCGATGGTCCTGGTAGACCGGATCGGCCGCAAGCCGCTGGCCCTGGCGGGCTCCACCGGCATGGCGGCCGCCCTGGCCACGGCCGCCTGGGCGTTCTCCTACCGCAGCGGCACCGGCGGCACCGCCACCCTCGACACCACCCACGCCACGGTCGCCCTGATCGCCGCGCACGTCTTCGTGCTCTGCTTCGCCTTCTCCTGGGGCGTGGTGGTCTGGGTGCTGCTCGGCGAGATGTTCCCCAACCGGATCCGGGCCCTGGCCCTGTCGGTCGCCGCCTCGGCCCAGTGGATCGCCAACTGGGCGATCACCGTCAGCTTCCCGGACCTCGCCGACTGGAACCTCTCCGCGACGTACGTGATCTACGCGGCCTTCGCGCTGCTCTCCATCCCGTTCGTGGCCTTCTGCATCAGGGAGACCAAGGGCCGCGCCCTGGAGGAGATGGGCTGA
- a CDS encoding dienelactone hydrolase family protein: MPDQGGSRQNVSFPSNGRTAHGYLARPPQGVGPGLVVVQEWWGLTSHIADMADRFAAEGFTVLAPDLFGGATTHDGAEAARLKRALPVERAVEDLSGAVDFLLSLDGVVGDAVGAVGFCMGGGFALMLAARAGDRVAAVVPFYGLPPDPDFDYRGLTAHVLGHFGELDRSNPMAAVDEAAIRIGEATDIRPEIHFYPAGHAFMNDENPLGTYDALQARIAWRRTLTFLRGHLG, encoded by the coding sequence ATGCCTGACCAGGGCGGCTCCCGGCAGAACGTCAGCTTCCCGAGCAACGGCCGCACCGCGCACGGGTACCTGGCCCGCCCTCCGCAGGGGGTCGGCCCCGGCCTGGTGGTGGTGCAGGAGTGGTGGGGGCTCACCTCGCACATCGCCGACATGGCCGACCGCTTCGCCGCCGAGGGGTTCACCGTCCTCGCGCCCGACCTGTTCGGCGGCGCCACCACCCACGACGGCGCCGAGGCCGCCCGGCTCAAACGCGCACTCCCGGTCGAGCGGGCCGTCGAGGACCTCTCCGGTGCCGTCGACTTCCTGCTCTCGCTGGACGGCGTGGTCGGCGACGCGGTCGGCGCGGTCGGCTTCTGCATGGGCGGCGGCTTCGCCCTGATGCTGGCCGCCCGGGCCGGTGACCGGGTCGCCGCCGTGGTCCCGTTCTACGGCCTGCCGCCCGACCCGGACTTCGACTACCGCGGCCTGACCGCCCACGTCCTCGGCCACTTCGGCGAACTCGACCGCTCCAACCCGATGGCCGCCGTGGACGAGGCCGCGATCCGGATCGGCGAGGCCACCGACATCCGCCCCGAGATCCACTTCTACCCGGCCGGGCACGCCTTCATGAACGACGAGAACCCGCTCGGCACCTACGACGCCCTCCAGGCCCGGATCGCCTGGCGGCGCACCCTCACCTTCCTCCGGGGCCATCTCGGCTGA
- a CDS encoding MFS transporter, producing MPTPLPRRFAWASRNFRIQTAATVVSGLGNAGAPIATAFAVLGNGGTTAEVGYVTAARLLPTVLLLVVGGTLADRLPRHRIMVAANLFSAAAQAVLAVLVLAGNVQLWQLLVLSAAGGAGYALYSPAAGGMIMQAVPQEHAARAFSAFRMGQNASQIGGAALGGALTAAFGPGWVLALDALCFLVAAALRVFLEPESAPAPSGGSMLRDLREGWREFSSRRWLWVIVAQFAVLVACINAVESVYGPAVADQRLGGASAWGLAMSAYGVGLVVTGLLMARWRPRRILLVGNWGVFLFGVPALALALEAPLPLLIAAMFLSGVGVTVFAVNWMIALQQEVPEEMFSRVTAYDELGSYSLAPVGTALAGPAAAALGLSGALWACAALCLLLSAAVLVDPQVRRLSRGEPRRSTPDAPVPAPEPAPAP from the coding sequence GTGCCGACCCCACTCCCCCGCCGCTTCGCCTGGGCGAGCCGCAACTTCCGCATCCAGACCGCCGCCACCGTGGTCAGCGGCCTCGGCAACGCCGGCGCCCCCATCGCCACCGCCTTCGCCGTCCTCGGCAACGGCGGCACCACCGCCGAGGTCGGCTACGTCACCGCCGCCCGGCTGCTGCCCACCGTCCTGCTCCTGGTGGTCGGCGGCACCCTCGCCGACCGGCTGCCGCGCCACCGCATCATGGTGGCCGCCAACCTGTTCAGCGCCGCCGCCCAGGCCGTCCTGGCCGTCCTGGTCCTGGCCGGGAACGTCCAGCTGTGGCAGTTGCTGGTGCTCTCCGCCGCCGGCGGCGCCGGGTACGCCCTCTACTCCCCGGCCGCCGGCGGCATGATCATGCAGGCCGTGCCCCAGGAGCACGCCGCCCGCGCCTTCTCGGCCTTCCGGATGGGCCAGAACGCCTCCCAGATCGGCGGCGCCGCCCTCGGCGGAGCGCTCACCGCCGCCTTCGGCCCCGGCTGGGTGCTCGCCCTGGACGCCCTCTGCTTCCTGGTCGCCGCCGCCCTGCGCGTCTTCCTGGAGCCCGAGTCCGCCCCCGCGCCCTCCGGCGGCAGCATGCTGCGCGACCTGCGCGAGGGCTGGCGGGAGTTCTCCTCCCGCCGCTGGCTCTGGGTGATCGTGGCCCAGTTCGCCGTCCTGGTCGCCTGCATCAACGCGGTCGAGTCGGTGTACGGGCCGGCCGTAGCCGACCAGCGGCTCGGCGGCGCGAGCGCCTGGGGCCTGGCGATGTCCGCCTACGGGGTCGGCCTGGTGGTCACCGGTCTGCTGATGGCGCGCTGGCGCCCCCGCCGGATCCTGCTGGTCGGCAACTGGGGCGTCTTCCTGTTCGGCGTCCCCGCCCTCGCGCTGGCCCTCGAAGCCCCGCTGCCGCTGCTGATCGCCGCGATGTTCCTCTCCGGGGTCGGCGTCACCGTCTTCGCCGTCAACTGGATGATCGCGCTCCAGCAGGAGGTCCCGGAGGAGATGTTCTCCCGGGTCACCGCGTACGACGAGCTCGGCTCCTACTCGCTGGCCCCGGTCGGCACCGCGCTGGCCGGCCCGGCGGCCGCCGCACTCGGCCTGTCCGGCGCGCTCTGGGCCTGCGCCGCGCTGTGCCTGCTGCTCAGCGCAGCCGTCCTGGTCGACCCGCAGGTCCGTCGGCTCTCCCGCGGCGAACCCCGGCGAAGCACCCCGGACGCACCGGTGCCCGCCCCCGAGCCAGCGCCCGCGCCGTGA
- a CDS encoding HAD domain-containing protein, translating into MPKPLLFLDVDGVLNPVCPHPDAGFDSHTLLGCAVLLAAEHGAWLRELAGTYELVWASTWEEHANTHIAPAIGLAPLPFVRFTGYVPQPGDPRVRLMELFSAAKWAPLLRYAEGRPFAWVDDVIPSRLVRRSLWRRDRLLLPIDPGQGLERRHVERLLARPPRSRPLLGAQVRGSAAS; encoded by the coding sequence GTGCCGAAGCCACTGCTGTTCCTGGACGTGGACGGGGTGCTGAACCCGGTCTGTCCGCATCCCGACGCCGGGTTCGACTCCCACACCCTGCTCGGCTGCGCCGTCCTGCTCGCCGCCGAGCACGGCGCCTGGCTGCGCGAGCTCGCCGGAACGTACGAGCTGGTCTGGGCCAGCACCTGGGAGGAGCACGCCAACACCCACATCGCCCCGGCGATCGGCCTGGCCCCGCTCCCCTTCGTCCGCTTCACCGGCTACGTCCCCCAGCCCGGCGACCCGCGCGTCCGACTGATGGAGCTGTTCTCCGCCGCCAAGTGGGCCCCGCTGCTGCGCTACGCCGAGGGCCGGCCGTTCGCCTGGGTGGACGACGTCATCCCCTCCCGGCTGGTCCGCCGCTCCCTCTGGCGCCGCGACCGGCTGCTGCTGCCGATCGACCCCGGCCAGGGCCTGGAGCGCCGCCACGTCGAGCGGCTGCTGGCCCGCCCGCCGCGCAGCCGGCCGCTGCTGGGAGCCCAGGTCAGGGGGTCGGCAGCCAGCTGA
- a CDS encoding CPBP family intramembrane glutamic endopeptidase has translation MTTRPTVPETAEPTRRLLGVELLIVLGLSLGASGISALISFAGSLTEPLKLGQQVATLNGSRAPGRPWLDLVWQLYYIGRGLMPVVLVGYLLVREGVTLRVLGFDLRERLRDLGRGAGVAAAIGGCGLALYLASQAAGYNLTVAPSGLPDVWWRVPVLVLSAWQNAILEEVVVLGYLLRRLGQRGWSWPAAVVASSVLRGSYHLYQGVGGLIGNMVMGAVFCLLYRRWGRVMPLVAAHALIDTVAFVGYALLAGHVSWLPTP, from the coding sequence GTGACAACCCGCCCGACCGTGCCGGAGACCGCGGAGCCCACCCGACGGCTGCTCGGCGTGGAACTGCTGATCGTCCTCGGACTCTCCCTCGGGGCGAGCGGGATCAGCGCGCTGATCAGCTTCGCGGGCTCGCTCACCGAACCGCTCAAGCTCGGCCAGCAGGTCGCCACGCTGAACGGTTCGCGCGCGCCCGGGCGGCCCTGGCTGGACCTGGTGTGGCAGCTGTACTACATCGGCCGCGGGCTGATGCCGGTGGTGCTGGTCGGCTACCTGCTGGTGCGCGAGGGCGTCACGCTGCGGGTGCTGGGCTTCGACCTGCGGGAGAGGCTGCGCGACCTCGGCCGGGGCGCGGGCGTCGCGGCGGCGATCGGCGGCTGCGGGCTGGCGCTGTACCTGGCCTCGCAGGCGGCCGGGTACAACCTGACGGTGGCGCCCTCGGGGCTGCCGGACGTGTGGTGGCGGGTGCCGGTGCTGGTGCTGTCGGCCTGGCAGAACGCGATCCTCGAGGAGGTCGTGGTCCTCGGCTACCTGCTGCGCCGGCTGGGGCAGCGGGGGTGGTCCTGGCCGGCCGCGGTGGTGGCCAGCTCGGTGCTGCGCGGCTCGTACCACCTGTACCAGGGGGTCGGCGGTCTGATCGGCAACATGGTGATGGGGGCGGTGTTCTGCTTGCTGTACCGGCGCTGGGGGCGGGTGATGCCGCTGGTGGCGGCGCACGCGCTGATCGACACGGTGGCCTTCGTCGGGTACGCGCTGCTCGCCGGGCACGTCAGCTGGCTGCCGACCCCCTGA
- a CDS encoding glutamate--cysteine ligase translates to MGEKVVATRADLADRQQYRLKLQACLDALGRMLREDRFDRPRAVMGLEIELNLADEQGLPVMRNAQVLSAIGSSDFQTELGQFNIEVNIVPHRLCGHVFEELREEIDTGLRYADRQAAEAGARIVMVGILPTLENDHTGLDAMSHNQRYSLLSDQILAARGEDIALDIEGVEHLQLESITMVAEAAATSLQLHLQVTPERFSSVWNAAQAICGPQLALGANSPFLFGRELWRETRPVLFQQACDTRSAELKAQGVRPITWFGERWVDSAYDLFEENLRYFPALLPICDDEDPLKVLASGGAPRLAEMRLHNGTIYRWNRPVYDVAGGVAHLRVENRALPAGPTVADTLANAAFYYGLVRVLAEQPRPVWTRLPFERADENFRQGARYGIDAVFQWPRPGRAGRGGGLQTVSAVDLVLNELLPMAHQGLDEWGVEPADRDRYLGIIEQRCLRRTNGAAWQSATFHRLREQYGMDRPAALAAMTRRYAEHMRGGEPVHTWPVG, encoded by the coding sequence GTGGGCGAGAAGGTCGTGGCGACTCGGGCGGATCTCGCGGACCGGCAGCAGTACCGGCTCAAGCTCCAGGCCTGCCTGGACGCGCTCGGGCGGATGCTGCGCGAGGACCGCTTCGACCGGCCGCGGGCGGTGATGGGCCTGGAGATCGAGCTCAACCTGGCCGACGAGCAGGGCCTGCCGGTGATGCGCAACGCCCAGGTGCTGAGCGCGATCGGCTCCAGCGATTTCCAGACCGAGCTCGGCCAGTTCAACATCGAGGTCAACATCGTGCCGCACCGGCTGTGCGGGCACGTCTTCGAGGAACTGCGCGAGGAGATCGACACCGGACTGCGCTACGCCGACCGGCAGGCGGCCGAGGCCGGCGCCCGGATCGTCATGGTGGGCATCCTGCCGACCCTGGAGAACGACCACACCGGGCTCGACGCGATGAGCCACAACCAGCGGTACAGCCTGCTCAGCGACCAGATCCTGGCCGCCCGGGGGGAGGACATCGCGCTGGACATCGAGGGCGTCGAGCACCTCCAGCTGGAGTCGATCACCATGGTGGCCGAGGCCGCCGCGACCTCGCTGCAGCTGCACCTCCAGGTGACCCCGGAGCGGTTCTCCTCGGTGTGGAACGCCGCCCAGGCGATCTGCGGGCCGCAGCTCGCGCTCGGCGCCAACTCCCCGTTCCTGTTCGGACGGGAGCTGTGGCGGGAGACCCGTCCGGTGCTCTTCCAGCAGGCCTGTGACACCCGTTCGGCGGAGCTCAAGGCCCAGGGCGTGCGCCCGATCACCTGGTTCGGCGAGCGCTGGGTGGACTCGGCGTACGACCTGTTCGAGGAGAACCTGCGCTACTTCCCGGCGCTGCTGCCGATCTGCGACGACGAGGACCCGCTGAAGGTGCTGGCCTCCGGCGGCGCGCCCCGGCTCGCCGAGATGCGGCTGCACAACGGCACCATCTACCGCTGGAACCGGCCGGTGTACGACGTCGCCGGCGGGGTCGCGCACCTGCGGGTGGAGAACCGGGCGCTGCCGGCCGGGCCGACGGTGGCCGACACGCTGGCCAACGCCGCCTTCTACTACGGGCTGGTGCGGGTGCTCGCCGAGCAGCCCCGGCCGGTCTGGACCCGGCTGCCGTTCGAGCGGGCGGACGAGAACTTCCGGCAGGGCGCCCGGTACGGCATCGACGCCGTGTTCCAGTGGCCGCGCCCGGGCCGGGCGGGCCGCGGCGGCGGACTGCAGACCGTCTCGGCGGTCGACCTGGTCCTCAACGAGCTGCTGCCGATGGCCCACCAGGGGCTGGACGAGTGGGGCGTGGAGCCCGCCGACCGGGACCGCTACCTGGGGATCATCGAGCAGCGCTGCCTGCGCCGCACCAACGGCGCCGCCTGGCAGAGCGCGACCTTCCACCGGCTGCGCGAGCAGTACGGGATGGACCGCCCGGCCGCGCTCGCCGCGATGACCAGGCGCTACGCCGAGCACATGCGCGGTGGGGAGCCGGTGCACACCTGGCCGGTCGGCTGA